The window ATTCCGAAATAGGTTTGGTGCAGAATAAAAAATATCTACACCTTGCATTTTTCGCAGAATCAACGTTAAGCGATTGTTTTCTTTAAATCCTTAATGTGTTTTAGAAGTTCGTTTAGAGACGATTTTTTCTCTGTTTCCTTCCAGCCAAGTTCTTTGGCAAGGATGTTGTTTGTTTGCATTGCAAGTGATTCTGCTAAGTTTAAATCCAAAAAGAGGATCCTCCACCGTCTCGCCATTACATCGGAAAGGGAAAGTGCAAATTCCTTTTTCACAAAATGTTTGATCTCTTCTGCAAAGTAACCACTGCCTTTTTTGATTTCCTTTGGTTTTTTGCCAAGGATGAGTGGAACTTCTCCGCCATAAGCATCGCTCAAACGAACCGCTGTTTCATATGGGAGGTCATACATAGTTTGGATTTTGGCTACTAAGTGTTTGCTATAACCGTCAGCTCCCGGGAAGGCAAAACTTGCCGTAAAACATTTCATTTTAGAAGTTAGGTTACCAACAGAGATCAATTTGTCGGTTAGGTCTTCTGCCATCTTCCGAAATGTAGACCATTTCCCACCAGACATCGTCACAAGTCCTGAGTCGGAGACAAGGATGGCTTCTTCTCTTGAGATGGATTTTGTATCTTTTTTGTCACCTGTCGAGATGAGTGGTCGTAACCCGCTAAACACAGATTCGATGTCTGCTTTGGTTAATTTGGTATCCAAATATTCATTTCCAGTTTTTAACAAAAATTCCACTTCCGATTGTAAGGGAAGGGGTTCATCATCGATTTTTTGGATGGGAGTATCGGTAGTTCCCAGTAATACTTTTCCTTCCCAAGGGATGACAAACACCACTCGGCCATCAGCCGTTTTGGGAATGATCATCGCCGTGCGGCATGGTAATTTTTCTTTGTCAAAGACTAAGTGGATGCCTTGGCTTGGAGCAAGGACATTTTCTGCTTTGGGATCATCCAATTTGCGTAGGGAATCAATCCAAACCCCCGTTGTGTTTGCGACTACTTTGGCTTTGATGGAAACTACTTTTTTGGTGATGGCATCTTTAGCCGTCACACCAATGATCTTACCGTTGGCATCTTTTAAAAAGTTTGTCACTTCGATCCTCGAGACCACATCCGCACCATTTTCTTTTGCGGCACGAACGGTTGTTACATTGAGCCTTGCGTCATTGAACTGGGCATCATAATAGGATATCCCACCCTTTAGGTTTTGTTTTTTTAAAGAGGCAAAATAATCAAGGGCAGTTGCTTTCGAGATTCTTTCATGGCCAGGGACGATGGACTTTCCTGCGAGTAGGTCATACATCGTGAGACCAATGGAATAAAATGGTTTTTCCCACCAAACATAGGTAGGTAGTACAAATTGGAGAGGTTTGACGAGGTGGGGAGCATTGATGAGAAGGCGCTTTCTTTCGGATAAAGCTTCATAAATCAATTTGAAATGGAACTGGGCAAGGTAACGAACCCCACCATGGATGAGTTTTGTGGAACGTGAACTAGTCCCTTGCGAGAAGTCCGCTTTTTCGAGAAGGGCTACTTTGTACCCGCGTAGGCTCGCATCGAGGGCCGTGCCGGAACCTGTGGCACCACCACCCAAAATCAAAATATCATATTGGGTAGATTCTAACTGTTTCAGTGTTTGTTTTCTTTCATCTAAATGGTTCATAAGGGTTTTTACGTACTTTGGTGGTTGCCTATAGAGATTCTAAGGTTAGTGTTGTCAAAAGTCACCTTTTCTACCATCGAAAATTTTTGAAATTGTTATGAAAACTGAAATAGAATTGAACCAAGAATTAGAAACCATCCGCCGTGGCACAGTCGAGATCATCAGTGAAGCGGAACTGTTAGAAAAAATCAAATCCAAACCTTCCCTTACCATCAAGGCTGGTTTTGATCCCACAGCACCTGATTTGCACTTGGGCCATTTTGTCCTGCTTCGAAAATTAAAACACTTCCAAGACCTGGGGCATGAAGTCTGTTTTATGCTTGGTGATTTTACTGCCATGATCGGGGATCCAACGGGAAAGTCCGAAACAAGAAAACGTTTGTCCAAAGAAGAAGTTTTGGAAAATTCCAAAACCTACCAATCCCAAGTATTTAAAATCTTAGATCCTCAAAAAATCAAAATCCTCTATAACTCTCATTGGTGTTCCGAACTCAAATTTGAAGACGTCCTTGTCCTTACCTCCAAGTACACGGTTTCAAGGATGCTCGAAAGAGATGACTTTACGAAACGTCACAAAGCGGGAACTCCCATTTCGATGATTGAATTTTTATACCCCCTTGTACAAGGGTATGATTCCGTTGCCATGAAATCGGATGTCGAACTCGGAGGAACGGATCAAAAATTCAATATGTTAGTTGGCCGCGACTTACAGAGAGAATACGGTCAAAAGCCACAGGCTGTCATCACCTTACCACTGCTCGTGGGTCTTGATGGTGTGAAAAAAATGTCCAAGTCACTTGGCAACTATGTAGGGATCATTGAAAAACCCATCGATATGTATGGGAAAATCATGTCGATCTCGGATGATTTGATGTGGAATTATTTTGAACTTCTCACAGACCTCCCTTTGGCGGAAGTAGAAACAAAAAAAGAGGGAATTCGCACGAAGGCCCTCCATCCAAAAGAGGTGAAAACGGAATTGGCACTTCTCATCATGGACCAACTCCATCCCAAGGAAGACAATCGAAAAGCAGTGGAAGAGTGGACGGCCATCCACAATACCAAAAACCGAGCCTTACCGGATGAAATTCCAACTGAAACCCTAGACCCGTCGTATTTTGCAGAAAAACCGCCACTCCTTGTCTATGTTTTGTCCCAACTCAAGTTCATCCCGAGTGTTTCGGAGGGGAGACGGCTCATCCAGGCAGGGGGATTGTATTTGGACGAGGAGAAAATTACGGACTCGAGCCTCGCTCTGGAACCAGGGAAAGAATACCTCATCCGCCAAGGGAAGAAAGGTAAATTTTTAAAGATCAAATCCTAAAGGATGAGAGAGACGAGTGTAGAACCTTAAGTCCCTTTCCGATAATCGATACTAAGGAAACCCATACCTAAATGTCACTCGATCCGACAAACGAAGAGAAAGAAATCCAGGACATTGTCCATGAACTTTCGAAAGACATTGAAAAGGATCGGTTGTTTGCCAAAAAACTCCGAAGGTTTGCCTTTATATCCGCCTTAGCATTTGTCGGAGCTACAGTCCTAGTTTTGACTGGGTATTTGCTCTACCTAAGCCTAAGTGTGACCAAACTTGAAACAGAGGTCAAAGAAAAAGAACGTAGCCTTCGCGAACTCGAACAATCCCTTTTTTCCCTCATGTACCAGGAGCAACTCCGAGAAGAAAATGCATTGGCTGGGGAGACAGAACCAGATACCGAACTTGCCAAGCAGGTAGAAGAAAATATTGAATTTCTCAAAGAGGTAAGTGCCAACACAAAGGGACGTAACATCCTCCGTGGCAATGAAGCTCACAAAGAAATCGCATTGACCTTTGATTTGGCAACAGGGGAAGAACTTCCCGTTTTATACAATTATATCAAAGAACATAAAATCAAGGTGACTTTATTTTTATCAAACGAAAGGCCTTCCGATACCAATGGATCATTTTTTGTCAGACAAAACTTGGATTACATCAAACGAATGGCTAAAACGGGCTCTGTGGAATTTGGAAACCATACTTGGTCTCATTTTAATTACCAACGGTCGGTTACAGAGACATCCTTAAAAAAACGGATGGTACTCGACTATCTTTCCAAATCAGTCCTTGACTTACCTCGAATGGCAGAAGAATTAAAACGTGTGGAAGATACCTTTCAATCTCTCACCAAACAAGAATTAAAGAAATATTACCGATTGCCATATGGAGCGCTTAGCCAGTTGATTTTGGATGCCCACGCAAGTCTTGGGTAT of the Leptospira biflexa serovar Patoc strain 'Patoc 1 (Paris)' genome contains:
- a CDS encoding glycerol-3-phosphate dehydrogenase/oxidase, coding for MNHLDERKQTLKQLESTQYDILILGGGATGSGTALDASLRGYKVALLEKADFSQGTSSRSTKLIHGGVRYLAQFHFKLIYEALSERKRLLINAPHLVKPLQFVLPTYVWWEKPFYSIGLTMYDLLAGKSIVPGHERISKATALDYFASLKKQNLKGGISYYDAQFNDARLNVTTVRAAKENGADVVSRIEVTNFLKDANGKIIGVTAKDAITKKVVSIKAKVVANTTGVWIDSLRKLDDPKAENVLAPSQGIHLVFDKEKLPCRTAMIIPKTADGRVVFVIPWEGKVLLGTTDTPIQKIDDEPLPLQSEVEFLLKTGNEYLDTKLTKADIESVFSGLRPLISTGDKKDTKSISREEAILVSDSGLVTMSGGKWSTFRKMAEDLTDKLISVGNLTSKMKCFTASFAFPGADGYSKHLVAKIQTMYDLPYETAVRLSDAYGGEVPLILGKKPKEIKKGSGYFAEEIKHFVKKEFALSLSDVMARRWRILFLDLNLAESLAMQTNNILAKELGWKETEKKSSLNELLKHIKDLKKTIA
- the tyrS gene encoding tyrosine--tRNA ligase, which gives rise to MKTEIELNQELETIRRGTVEIISEAELLEKIKSKPSLTIKAGFDPTAPDLHLGHFVLLRKLKHFQDLGHEVCFMLGDFTAMIGDPTGKSETRKRLSKEEVLENSKTYQSQVFKILDPQKIKILYNSHWCSELKFEDVLVLTSKYTVSRMLERDDFTKRHKAGTPISMIEFLYPLVQGYDSVAMKSDVELGGTDQKFNMLVGRDLQREYGQKPQAVITLPLLVGLDGVKKMSKSLGNYVGIIEKPIDMYGKIMSISDDLMWNYFELLTDLPLAEVETKKEGIRTKALHPKEVKTELALLIMDQLHPKEDNRKAVEEWTAIHNTKNRALPDEIPTETLDPSYFAEKPPLLVYVLSQLKFIPSVSEGRRLIQAGGLYLDEEKITDSSLALEPGKEYLIRQGKKGKFLKIKS
- a CDS encoding polysaccharide deacetylase family protein; the encoded protein is MSLDPTNEEKEIQDIVHELSKDIEKDRLFAKKLRRFAFISALAFVGATVLVLTGYLLYLSLSVTKLETEVKEKERSLRELEQSLFSLMYQEQLREENALAGETEPDTELAKQVEENIEFLKEVSANTKGRNILRGNEAHKEIALTFDLATGEELPVLYNYIKEHKIKVTLFLSNERPSDTNGSFFVRQNLDYIKRMAKTGSVEFGNHTWSHFNYQRSVTETSLKKRMVLDYLSKSVLDLPRMAEELKRVEDTFQSLTKQELKKYYRLPYGALSQLILDAHASLGYTDHIMWSNNPKGSLDLPDYISKQFLYKKTSKGKKEVVKNPHYKTGEETLTFLDNWEKADPHGMNGAIILMHLGGPRKFDKLIYILPTFIERMKEKGYHFVTLSEVLNNQKD